The Brachyhypopomus gauderio isolate BG-103 chromosome 1, BGAUD_0.2, whole genome shotgun sequence genome includes a window with the following:
- the LOC143510856 gene encoding uncharacterized protein LOC143510856, producing the protein MAFYKRCLQDLPKITINDVQRIIQASTAAPRSKREKGFKMYVSSYIDNYEVSNKDPGTGRVSVRATCHRSMRKHEKPHNLRIVFEDSSLVQLIEAECSCVAGTALCNHNVALLYQTAHYSQLNLAAVPPVLSYTETEQCWHKPRIMKGRSVDLARNKVVHEKTLVHHNCSVGSEEFGDSRQLKDFPVAAYNADTKVMGPWGAMPIMALNVV; encoded by the exons ACTATAAACGATGTTCAGAGAATCATTCAGGCTTCGACAGCAGCACCCAGAAGTAAGCGAGAGAAGGGCTTCAAGATGTACGTCTCGAGTTACATCGACAATTACGAAG TATCAAATAAAGATCCAGGAACAGGGAGAGTGAGCGTCCGAGCTACCTgccataggtctatgaggaagcATGAGAAACCTCACAACCTCAGA ATTGTCTTTGAGGACTCCTCCCTTGTGCAGCTGATTGAAGCCGAGTgttcatgtgtagctggaacaGCACTGTGTAACCATAATGTTGCACTGCTGTACCAGACTGCACACTACTCTCAGCTGAATCTTGCTGCTGTTCCCCCAGTCCTGAGCTATACAGAGACAGAGCAATGCTGGCACAAGCCGAGAATCATG AAAGGCAGGTCGGTAGACCTTGCAAGGAACAAGGTTGTCCACGAgaaaacccttgtccaccataaTTGCAGTGTCGGCAGTGAGGAATTTGGTGATTCCAGACAGCTTAAAGATTTCCCGGTCGCTGCATATAATGCAGACACAAAGGTGATGGGACCGTGGGGTGCAATGCCAATCATGGCCTTGAATGTGGTGTGA